Proteins encoded in a region of the Streptococcus sanguinis genome:
- a CDS encoding response regulator transcription factor encodes MKILLVDDHQMVRLGLKSYLELQDGIAEVSEAVNGKEGVEQALASRPDVIIMDIVMPEMNGIEATLAILKEWPEAKILILTSYLDNEKIYPVLDAGAHGYMLKTSSAEEILRAVKKVAKGEFAIETEVSKKVEYHRNHIELHEDLTARERDILGLLAKGYENQRIADELFISLKTVKTHVSNILSKLEVSDRTQAVVYAFQHHLVPQEDF; translated from the coding sequence ATGAAGATATTGTTAGTGGATGACCATCAGATGGTCAGATTGGGATTGAAAAGTTACCTGGAACTGCAAGATGGTATAGCTGAAGTATCTGAAGCAGTCAATGGTAAAGAAGGCGTTGAGCAAGCTTTAGCAAGTCGTCCGGATGTGATTATCATGGATATCGTCATGCCTGAGATGAATGGGATTGAAGCGACACTGGCCATTTTGAAAGAGTGGCCGGAAGCAAAGATTCTGATTTTGACTTCTTATCTGGATAATGAAAAAATTTATCCTGTTCTGGATGCAGGCGCTCATGGATACATGCTTAAGACTTCCAGCGCTGAAGAAATTCTCCGTGCCGTCAAAAAAGTGGCCAAGGGAGAATTTGCCATTGAAACAGAGGTCAGCAAGAAAGTGGAGTATCATCGCAACCATATTGAACTTCACGAGGATTTGACAGCTCGTGAGCGTGATATTTTAGGGCTTTTGGCCAAGGGTTATGAAAATCAACGAATTGCGGATGAACTCTTTATTTCCCTCAAAACGGTCAAGACTCATGTCTCCAATATCCTGTCCAAATTGGAGGTGAGCGACCGCACTCAGGCAGTTGTTTATGCTTTTCAGCACCATCTTGTCCCACAAGAAGATTTTTAA